A single window of Acidimicrobiales bacterium DNA harbors:
- a CDS encoding cytochrome P450 — MTDTQHVSPWEMQHFTDHDEVEEILRSEEFRPALHFRDSAPLLNGCVLTLGGEEHLARRRLQRPLFERRALAHYEHEVLGRSLAVALEQAERDRRADGLPRVDLLWLTRMVLVPITAAVVGLDGVDTEARVVRLEDISRRLGEGASVEWSTRDHGEVMSEAMEAKDDLLAEYYADSLARRRELVAAWRAGEVAEESLPIDLLTIVLKEEGDDFDEDLWLREALFFVVASANTTTHATPHVFNEIVEWVKANPGNEDVTADVEMLRHAVEEGLRLHGPVPALLRRAMHDQDVDGRHVSESEDIACMLGPANTDEGTYGETAEQFDPRRAETVGRRAAHGLSFGAGAHLCSGRPLAIGLPGTPEGQPQVVGVLPRLLHELFARGAQPDPTDPPRWRTDTQAGRYEAYPLVFTNWPS, encoded by the coding sequence ATGACCGACACCCAGCACGTGAGCCCGTGGGAGATGCAGCACTTCACCGACCACGACGAGGTCGAGGAGATCCTCCGTTCCGAGGAGTTCAGGCCGGCACTGCACTTCCGGGACTCGGCGCCGTTACTCAACGGCTGCGTTCTCACCCTCGGCGGCGAGGAGCACCTCGCCCGCCGTCGTCTCCAGCGCCCGCTGTTCGAGCGGCGCGCGCTCGCCCACTACGAACACGAGGTCCTGGGACGATCGCTCGCCGTCGCTCTCGAGCAGGCCGAACGCGACCGCCGGGCCGACGGCCTCCCGCGGGTCGACCTGCTGTGGTTGACACGGATGGTGCTCGTGCCGATCACCGCCGCGGTCGTCGGTCTCGACGGCGTGGACACAGAGGCGCGCGTCGTGCGCCTCGAGGACATCTCCCGGCGACTCGGTGAAGGCGCCTCGGTCGAATGGTCCACCCGCGATCACGGCGAGGTGATGAGCGAGGCGATGGAGGCCAAGGACGACCTCCTGGCCGAGTACTACGCGGACTCCCTCGCCCGACGGCGCGAGCTCGTGGCTGCGTGGCGGGCCGGTGAGGTCGCCGAGGAGTCGCTGCCGATCGACCTGTTGACGATCGTCCTGAAGGAGGAGGGCGACGATTTCGACGAGGATCTCTGGCTGCGCGAGGCACTGTTCTTCGTCGTCGCGTCCGCGAACACCACCACCCATGCGACGCCCCACGTCTTCAACGAGATCGTCGAGTGGGTGAAGGCCAACCCCGGCAACGAGGACGTCACCGCCGACGTCGAGATGCTCCGTCATGCCGTGGAGGAGGGTCTGCGCCTGCACGGTCCGGTACCGGCGTTGCTGCGCAGGGCGATGCACGACCAGGACGTCGACGGACGCCACGTCAGCGAGTCCGAGGACATCGCGTGCATGCTCGGACCGGCCAACACCGACGAGGGCACCTACGGTGAGACCGCCGAGCAGTTCGACCCGCGCCGAGCCGAGACCGTCGGTCGGCGTGCGGCCCACGGTCTCAGCTTCGGCGCAGGCGCACACCTGTGCTCCGGGCGCCCGCTCGCGATCGGACTACCCGGGACCCCTGAGGGCCAGCCCCAGGTGGTCGGCGTGCTGCCCCGCCTGCTCCACGAGTTGTTCGCCCGCGGCGCCCAGCCCGACCCCACGGATCCTCCCCGCTGGCGCACCGACACGCAGGCCGGCCGCTACGAGGCGTACCCGCTCGTCTTCACGAACTGGCCGAGCTGA